The Formosa sp. Hel1_33_131 genome window below encodes:
- the hemF gene encoding oxygen-dependent coproporphyrinogen oxidase, with protein sequence MKDKFFKYIENLQDSITSKLEEIDGSVSFKEDIWERPEGGGGRTRVIENGAVFEKGGVNISGVHGKLPASMQAYFKVGDVDFFACGLSLVLHPKNPMAPTVHANWRYFEMYNDQGDVIDQWFGGGQDLTPYYLFEDDAIHFHQTCKNACDKHNPEFYSTYKKRCDEYFHNSHRDEARGIGGLFFDYCKATEDMSMEQWFDFVSEVGDSFLEAYVPILEKRIHLPYTPEERNWQEIRRGRYVEFNLVHDKGTLFGLKTNGRIESILMSLPPHVQWVYDHHPEPNSREEQLMRVLKAPKNWV encoded by the coding sequence ATGAAAGATAAATTCTTTAAATACATCGAAAATTTACAAGACAGCATCACTTCAAAACTTGAAGAAATTGATGGCAGTGTATCCTTCAAAGAAGATATTTGGGAACGTCCCGAAGGGGGTGGCGGACGTACCCGAGTGATCGAAAATGGTGCGGTCTTTGAAAAAGGCGGCGTTAATATTTCTGGTGTTCATGGAAAATTACCAGCCTCTATGCAAGCTTATTTTAAGGTGGGCGATGTTGATTTTTTTGCCTGTGGTCTAAGCTTGGTCTTGCACCCAAAAAATCCGATGGCTCCCACAGTACATGCAAATTGGCGTTATTTTGAAATGTACAACGATCAAGGGGACGTCATTGATCAGTGGTTTGGTGGCGGACAAGATTTGACCCCTTATTATCTGTTTGAAGACGATGCCATTCATTTTCATCAAACCTGTAAAAATGCCTGTGACAAACACAATCCCGAGTTTTATTCCACTTATAAAAAACGCTGTGATGAGTATTTTCACAACAGCCATCGCGACGAAGCACGTGGAATTGGCGGCCTGTTTTTTGACTATTGCAAGGCCACAGAAGACATGAGTATGGAGCAGTGGTTTGATTTTGTGAGTGAAGTCGGCGATAGCTTTTTGGAAGCCTACGTCCCTATTTTAGAAAAAAGAATCCATTTACCCTATACCCCTGAAGAACGCAACTGGCAAGAAATTCGAAGAGGGCGCTATGTAGAATTTAATTTAGTACACGACAAAGGCACTCTTTTTGGCTTAAAAACAAATGGAAGAATCGAAAGTATTCTTATGAGTTTACCTCCCCATGTACAGTGGGTGTACGACCATCATCCAGAGCCAAACAGTAGAGAAGAACAATTAATGCGGGTGTTAAAAGCCCCTAAAAACTGGGTTTAA
- the hemE gene encoding uroporphyrinogen decarboxylase, with amino-acid sequence MIKNDLFLKALRGETVERPPVWMMRQAGRYLPEFIAIREKYDFFTRCRTPELASEITVQPIRRYGMDAAILFCDILVIPQAMNIEVEMKPNFGPYLPNPVRTQKDVDNVIVPDVTVELDYVYQAIKATKELLNDDIPLIGFAGSPWTILCYCVQGQGSKNFDKAKEFCFTNPMAAHQLLQKITDTTIAYLKEKVKAGVNAVQIFDSWGGMLSPTDYQEFSWQYINQIIEALKDDAPVIAFGKGCWFALGDMAKSNASALGIDWTCSARNARYLTGGNVTLQGNFDPSRLLSPPAEIKKMVHQMINEFGKDKYIVNLGHGILPNIPIDHAKAFIDAVKEYKS; translated from the coding sequence ATGATTAAAAACGATTTATTTTTAAAAGCATTGAGAGGCGAAACGGTTGAACGTCCACCAGTTTGGATGATGCGTCAAGCGGGACGTTATTTACCAGAATTCATCGCCATTAGAGAAAAATACGATTTCTTTACCCGCTGTCGTACGCCGGAACTCGCAAGTGAAATCACGGTGCAACCAATCCGACGCTATGGAATGGACGCTGCCATTTTGTTTTGTGACATCCTCGTGATTCCACAAGCAATGAATATTGAGGTGGAGATGAAACCTAATTTTGGACCTTATTTACCAAATCCTGTACGAACTCAAAAAGACGTTGACAATGTCATCGTTCCAGATGTGACCGTAGAATTGGACTATGTATATCAAGCGATTAAAGCGACCAAAGAATTGTTGAATGACGACATTCCTCTGATTGGTTTTGCGGGATCGCCTTGGACTATTTTATGCTACTGTGTACAAGGACAGGGCAGTAAAAACTTTGACAAAGCCAAAGAATTTTGTTTTACAAACCCAATGGCGGCGCATCAATTATTACAAAAAATTACAGATACAACAATTGCCTATCTTAAAGAAAAAGTCAAAGCCGGTGTCAATGCCGTTCAAATATTTGATTCTTGGGGTGGCATGCTTTCACCAACGGATTACCAAGAATTTTCATGGCAGTATATCAATCAAATTATAGAAGCTTTAAAAGACGATGCCCCCGTAATTGCTTTTGGAAAAGGATGTTGGTTTGCTTTGGGTGACATGGCAAAATCAAATGCTTCAGCCTTGGGAATTGACTGGACCTGTTCGGCTCGAAATGCGCGTTATTTAACGGGTGGAAATGTAACGCTTCAAGGGAATTTTGACCCTTCGAGATTGTTATCCCCTCCTGCTGAAATCAAAAAAATGGTGCATCAAATGATTAATGAATTTGGGAAAGATAAATACATTGTAAATTTAGGACATGGGATTTTACCAAATATCCCTATTGATCATGCGAAAGCATTTATTGACGCTGTAAAAGAATATAAGAGTTAA
- the hemB gene encoding porphobilinogen synthase, translated as MYPIKRNRRLRTNESIRSLVRETILTPNDFLVPLFVVEGKGIKSEIPSMPNYFRFSLDTLEAEVKLLWSLGLKSVLVFVKVADALKDNKGTEALNSNGLMQRAVKTIKNVCPEMLVMTDVALDPYSIYGHDGIVSEGIIQNDDTVEILTGMSLSHMEAGADFVAPSDMMDGRISSIREAFEDDGYVDAGIMSYSAKYASSFYGPFRDALDSAPVDSKNIPKDKKTYQMDYANRFEAMRETEMDIDEGADIVMVKPGLAYLDILREIKNEFDVPVAAYQVSGEYAMIKAASEKGWLNHDAAVLETTMAFKRAGADIIASYFAKDIVKLIS; from the coding sequence ATGTATCCAATCAAAAGAAATAGACGCTTACGGACCAATGAATCAATCCGTAGTTTGGTAAGAGAAACCATTCTTACACCAAATGATTTTTTAGTGCCTTTATTTGTTGTAGAAGGCAAAGGCATCAAGTCTGAAATCCCTTCCATGCCCAACTATTTCAGGTTTAGTTTGGATACTCTCGAAGCCGAAGTAAAACTGCTTTGGAGTTTAGGATTAAAGTCGGTACTTGTATTTGTGAAAGTGGCAGACGCACTGAAAGACAACAAAGGTACGGAAGCTTTGAACTCAAACGGTTTGATGCAACGCGCTGTAAAAACCATCAAAAATGTCTGTCCAGAAATGTTGGTCATGACCGATGTAGCACTCGATCCGTATTCTATTTATGGACACGATGGAATTGTTTCTGAGGGGATTATTCAAAATGATGATACGGTTGAAATTTTAACAGGAATGAGTTTGTCTCATATGGAGGCGGGGGCTGATTTTGTGGCTCCTAGTGATATGATGGATGGACGTATTTCGAGCATTCGTGAAGCCTTTGAAGATGATGGCTATGTTGATGCCGGCATCATGAGTTACAGTGCTAAATATGCTTCTTCATTTTATGGCCCTTTTAGAGATGCTTTGGATTCAGCTCCCGTAGATTCTAAAAACATTCCTAAGGATAAAAAAACCTATCAAATGGATTATGCCAACCGTTTTGAAGCGATGAGAGAAACCGAAATGGACATCGATGAAGGAGCCGATATTGTGATGGTCAAACCAGGCTTGGCGTATTTAGACATTCTCCGTGAAATTAAAAATGAATTTGATGTGCCTGTGGCGGCTTACCAAGTGAGTGGCGAATATGCCATGATCAAAGCGGCAAGTGAAAAAGGATGGCTCAATCACGATGCCGCAGTTTTAGAAACCACCATGGCGTTTAAGCGTGCTGGAGCAGATATTATTGCAAGTTATTTTGCTAAAGACATTGTGAAGCTCATAAGCTAA